In a genomic window of Prochlorococcus marinus subsp. marinus str. CCMP1375:
- the pstS gene encoding phosphate ABC transporter substrate-binding protein PstS — MSFSKKVFSFVSMAALGAGITACGSSDSTSGVRLNGAGASFPAKIYTRWFADQAEEGGPRVNYQAIGSGSGRKAFIDETVDFGASDDPMKAKDIGKVTRGLVQIPMVGGTIAFGYNYDCDLRLTQEQAVRIAMGKITDWSQVGCPAGKLTWAHRSDGSGTTKAFTNSMQAFSKTWTLGTGKSVNWPAGIGGKGNAGVAGLIRNNPGTIGYVNQSYVKGVIKAAALQNLSGEYLKPSKENGAIALNGITLDRNLAGTNPNPKARGAYPIATLTWILAYETGNGSKTKAIQESLNYLLSEKAQEKAPSLGFVPLKGEILQKARSAVKRIGQ, encoded by the coding sequence ATGTCCTTCTCCAAGAAGGTTTTTTCTTTTGTCTCCATGGCTGCTCTTGGAGCTGGCATTACGGCATGTGGATCAAGTGATTCCACGTCAGGTGTGAGACTTAATGGAGCGGGTGCTTCTTTCCCTGCCAAAATCTACACACGTTGGTTTGCCGATCAAGCAGAAGAAGGTGGCCCTAGAGTGAACTATCAAGCTATTGGTTCTGGTTCTGGACGAAAAGCTTTCATTGATGAAACAGTTGACTTTGGAGCGTCTGACGATCCAATGAAAGCCAAAGATATTGGCAAAGTTACACGTGGGTTAGTTCAAATCCCAATGGTTGGAGGCACCATTGCATTTGGCTATAACTACGATTGTGACCTCAGGCTTACACAAGAACAAGCAGTTCGTATCGCCATGGGCAAAATCACGGACTGGAGTCAAGTTGGTTGCCCTGCTGGAAAATTAACTTGGGCGCATCGTTCTGATGGTTCTGGAACAACAAAAGCTTTCACCAATTCCATGCAAGCTTTCTCTAAAACATGGACTTTAGGAACAGGCAAATCAGTTAATTGGCCTGCTGGTATTGGAGGAAAAGGTAATGCTGGTGTTGCAGGATTAATTCGCAACAATCCAGGAACAATTGGTTATGTTAACCAGTCCTATGTCAAAGGAGTCATTAAAGCAGCTGCTCTGCAAAATTTATCGGGTGAGTATCTAAAGCCAAGCAAGGAGAATGGTGCAATAGCTCTCAACGGAATCACTTTAGATCGAAATCTAGCGGGCACAAACCCAAATCCAAAAGCACGTGGAGCTTATCCAATTGCAACTTTAACTTGGATCCTTGCTTATGAGACTGGTAATGGCTCTAAAACAAAAGCCATCCAAGAGTCACTAAACTATCTTCTTAGTGAGAAAGCTCAAGAAAAAGCTCCTTCCCTTGGGTTTGTTCCGCTTAAAGGAGAAATTCTACAGAAAGCTCGTTCAGCCGTCAAAAGAATTGGACAGTAA
- a CDS encoding ArsR/SmtB family transcription factor, whose protein sequence is MSTGVANKKAIDSLKALAEPIRLEIIESLSSGEKCVCDLMQETGLAQSKISFHLKVLKDAGVITDRQSGRWVYYQLDIRTLKSLQNWIKKLRKGCLNEASTCE, encoded by the coding sequence ATGAGTACAGGTGTCGCCAATAAAAAAGCAATAGATTCACTCAAAGCCTTAGCAGAACCTATCAGATTGGAAATAATTGAATCCTTGTCCAGTGGGGAAAAATGTGTTTGTGACCTTATGCAAGAGACAGGTTTAGCGCAATCCAAAATTTCTTTTCACCTCAAGGTTCTTAAAGACGCTGGGGTTATCACGGATAGGCAAAGTGGCCGCTGGGTATATTACCAACTCGATATAAGAACATTAAAGTCTTTGCAGAATTGGATCAAAAAACTAAGAAAAGGGTGCCTGAATGAAGCGTCTACTTGTGAATAA
- a CDS encoding outer membrane beta-barrel protein, with product MKKTLITSLVLASLAFPSIASADEDRYYLTIGGGNNSTSDIEGDTTIGTTKYDLSSNMDSSFAYQLGIGKHFSDKWRLEVSFGKFTPKMQDITASTGGVGATASLSPKPEYDVKSYMLNVYRDFPGEEDKKFYPYVAAGLGTTNVKMQNYTTTVAGTDVVVVDDGRDLFTWNLKGGMNYKMNDKNDLFAEANYTKLEKFTEDSINYDALSAVNLLAGWRYKF from the coding sequence TTGAAAAAAACTCTTATCACCAGTTTAGTACTAGCTTCACTTGCATTTCCATCAATTGCATCTGCCGATGAAGATAGATACTACTTAACTATCGGAGGTGGAAATAATTCAACCTCAGATATTGAAGGAGATACCACAATAGGTACGACAAAATACGACTTATCCTCCAATATGGATAGTTCGTTTGCATATCAATTGGGTATTGGGAAACACTTCTCTGACAAGTGGCGTCTAGAGGTTTCATTTGGGAAATTCACTCCGAAAATGCAAGACATTACAGCAAGCACAGGTGGAGTTGGCGCAACAGCAAGTCTTTCTCCAAAGCCAGAATATGACGTCAAGTCCTATATGCTTAATGTTTATAGGGATTTCCCAGGCGAAGAAGACAAGAAGTTCTACCCCTACGTAGCAGCAGGATTAGGAACAACGAATGTAAAAATGCAGAACTACACTACAACCGTTGCTGGAACAGATGTAGTTGTAGTTGATGATGGAAGAGATCTTTTTACTTGGAACTTAAAAGGTGGAATGAACTATAAAATGAATGATAAGAATGACTTGTTCGCGGAGGCTAATTATACAAAGCTAGAAAAATTTACAGAGGATTCTATTAATTATGATGCACTTAGTGCAGTTAACTTATTAGCTGGATGGAGATACAAATTCTAA
- a CDS encoding chlorophyll a/b-binding protein, with the protein MPFCNLKKAEILNGRLAMIGVIIMILTSFT; encoded by the coding sequence ATGCCTTTCTGTAATCTTAAGAAAGCGGAAATACTTAATGGCAGACTAGCTATGATAGGAGTCATTATAATGATTCTGACTTCATTTACATAG
- a CDS encoding ATPase, translated as MGQKWLISGSPGCGKTTWILNKIKSNQGACGYLRLTEQANNNKEKLPESLIDYTFLKDQAPHLQDLSDCSDTSMSQQKDFFILIELSQSQSPESVEPAELNPYIKSQLESLRLQPDRQLHFGRDSELPNNDTLVFKKLESWSLNLAKRVWDPQSLNTFWFELVNGAYGDVYRAKALMNLPDGQSIFFNWIVSQKGSQFLPLKTVSPPNGRPESPSALVIQGKGLDCIGIESTINHCLLNDALLEMHQTPLRNQQPEALRTN; from the coding sequence ATGGGACAAAAATGGTTAATTTCAGGCTCGCCAGGGTGCGGGAAGACTACCTGGATACTTAACAAGATCAAAAGCAATCAAGGTGCTTGCGGATATTTACGCCTAACTGAACAAGCCAACAATAATAAAGAAAAGTTACCTGAATCTCTAATTGATTACACATTCTTGAAAGATCAAGCTCCTCATCTACAAGACTTATCGGACTGTTCTGATACTTCTATGTCACAACAGAAAGACTTCTTCATTTTGATTGAGCTTTCACAATCTCAATCACCTGAAAGCGTAGAACCAGCAGAGCTAAATCCTTACATCAAGAGTCAACTTGAGTCTTTAAGGCTACAACCTGATAGGCAACTACACTTTGGTCGAGACTCAGAATTACCTAATAATGACACGTTGGTTTTCAAAAAACTTGAATCTTGGAGCCTCAACCTTGCCAAAAGAGTCTGGGATCCACAGAGTCTGAATACCTTTTGGTTTGAGCTCGTGAATGGAGCCTATGGAGATGTCTATAGAGCCAAGGCTCTCATGAACTTGCCCGATGGACAGTCTATTTTCTTCAATTGGATTGTGAGTCAAAAAGGGTCACAATTTCTTCCACTAAAAACAGTTTCCCCTCCTAATGGCAGGCCTGAAAGCCCATCAGCGCTAGTTATACAAGGTAAAGGACTTGATTGCATAGGCATTGAGTCAACGATTAATCACTGCCTACTAAACGATGCCTTACTCGAAATGCATCAAACACCTTTACGAAATCAACAGCCAGAAGCTCTTCGCACAAACTAA
- a CDS encoding ArsJ-associated glyceraldehyde-3-phosphate dehydrogenase, producing the protein MRIGINGFGRIGRLVLRALWDRENIEITHINDPFGDAKGAAHLLEFDSVHGRWDKSISSDQNKLSIEGHSISFSQESDFTKVQWDETGIELILECSGKFKSPQTLNPYFDTLGMKRVVVACPVKGEIQGEDALNIVYGINHDLYKPNKHRLITAASCTTNCLAPVVKVVNQAFGIKHGSITTLHDLTNTQVIVDSFKPDLRRARSGSQSLIPTTTGSAKAIGMIFPELQGKLNGHAVRVPLLNGSLTDAVFELEKEVTQEEVNHVFKEASEGELKGILGYEEKPLVSIDYVNDSRSSIIDALSTMVVNKTQLKVYIWYDNEWGYSCRMADLVSHVIKLEKE; encoded by the coding sequence ATGCGCATTGGTATTAATGGGTTTGGTCGTATAGGGCGACTTGTTCTTAGAGCTCTCTGGGATAGAGAAAATATCGAGATTACACATATCAACGACCCATTCGGGGATGCAAAGGGGGCTGCACATTTACTGGAGTTTGATTCTGTTCACGGCCGATGGGATAAATCAATAAGTTCCGACCAGAACAAACTATCTATAGAAGGGCACTCAATATCTTTTTCACAAGAAAGCGATTTCACAAAAGTTCAATGGGATGAGACAGGGATAGAGCTAATTCTCGAATGCTCAGGAAAATTCAAATCTCCTCAAACGTTAAATCCATATTTCGATACTTTAGGGATGAAAAGAGTTGTCGTTGCATGTCCTGTTAAAGGTGAAATCCAGGGAGAGGATGCTCTGAATATCGTCTACGGTATTAACCACGATTTATATAAACCAAATAAACATCGCTTAATAACTGCTGCATCCTGCACGACTAATTGTTTAGCTCCAGTTGTAAAGGTCGTTAATCAAGCCTTTGGTATTAAGCATGGAAGCATTACAACTCTCCATGACCTAACAAATACACAAGTCATAGTTGATTCATTTAAGCCAGACTTAAGAAGAGCCAGAAGTGGATCACAAAGTTTAATACCAACAACAACAGGCTCAGCAAAAGCGATAGGGATGATTTTCCCAGAATTACAAGGCAAATTAAATGGCCATGCAGTTCGAGTTCCTCTCCTCAATGGATCTTTAACTGATGCTGTATTTGAATTAGAGAAAGAGGTAACGCAAGAAGAAGTCAATCATGTGTTCAAAGAAGCTTCAGAAGGAGAGCTAAAAGGAATACTCGGTTACGAAGAAAAACCACTTGTCTCTATTGATTATGTCAATGACTCCAGGAGTTCAATTATTGATGCTCTCTCAACCATGGTGGTCAACAAAACTCAACTTAAAGTCTATATTTGGTATGACAATGAATGGGGGTATAGCTGTCGGATGGCTGATCTGGTGTCACATGTAATAAAGCTAGAAAAAGAATAA
- a CDS encoding Crp/Fnr family transcriptional regulator produces the protein MAAANCTVSPKVLDGLSKFLETSFARKNIVHISKGNYIPWLKGKIWIVVKGLIKLRVPRIDGNEFILGFVGQNQVLGEPFSFIDHCSPFTLVDCELLHLPVEEVYNSPPLALAILESLSLRHRSTELNLTVLLEKTAEERVKAFLELIATDFGKPVEEGLMIDFLITHQDIANAVGLTRVTITRILSQLKKTGWLRKLDGGFLVIAF, from the coding sequence GTGGCTGCAGCTAATTGCACGGTTTCACCAAAGGTTTTAGACGGATTGTCAAAATTTTTGGAAACTAGTTTTGCTAGAAAGAATATTGTTCATATTTCCAAAGGAAATTATATTCCTTGGCTTAAAGGCAAGATCTGGATTGTTGTTAAAGGATTAATTAAATTACGAGTGCCAAGAATTGATGGTAACGAATTTATTCTTGGTTTTGTGGGGCAAAATCAGGTACTTGGCGAACCATTTTCTTTCATTGACCACTGCAGTCCATTTACTTTGGTTGATTGTGAACTACTACACTTGCCTGTCGAAGAAGTATATAATTCTCCACCTTTGGCCTTGGCAATTTTGGAGTCGCTCTCATTACGCCATCGTTCTACAGAATTAAATTTGACTGTTCTCTTAGAAAAGACTGCTGAAGAAAGGGTTAAAGCATTCCTTGAATTGATAGCTACTGATTTTGGTAAGCCAGTGGAAGAGGGCTTGATGATTGATTTCTTGATCACTCATCAAGATATTGCTAATGCAGTAGGACTAACGCGTGTAACCATTACAAGGATATTGTCTCAACTGAAGAAAACTGGTTGGTTGAGAAAATTAGATGGAGGTTTTTTGGTTATCGCTTTTTAA
- a CDS encoding phosphoesterase yields the protein MIERWALVSGLKGDLGTYELIQRNLKKARGVTALFVLGDMIGPERNCDALLNRLQNPRRDELQPQCIYGWWEEQLLTEQGLRGEQKADALRLNQGEEAVTALLNAVDTYHLKWLASLQFGFIELDCGLIHGSSADVGDNLTSETSPLILIDRLTRLDVNRLFTAHSTKQFHLELTGGRLDSQVKDLNGKSQHQQKVSKQSIIGIGAGANYTIYDVGSDKTHFLSVGDQYNKKGKGFA from the coding sequence ATGATTGAGCGCTGGGCACTAGTGAGTGGTCTAAAAGGTGACCTAGGAACCTATGAGCTGATTCAACGTAATTTAAAGAAGGCTCGCGGAGTTACGGCCTTATTTGTCCTAGGAGATATGATCGGGCCAGAACGCAACTGTGATGCATTATTAAATCGACTACAAAATCCCCGACGTGATGAGTTACAACCTCAGTGCATTTATGGCTGGTGGGAAGAGCAGCTGCTTACAGAGCAGGGATTACGTGGCGAGCAAAAGGCCGATGCTTTGCGACTAAATCAAGGCGAAGAAGCAGTAACAGCCTTATTGAATGCTGTTGATACCTATCATCTCAAGTGGCTAGCATCACTTCAATTTGGCTTCATTGAATTAGATTGCGGCTTAATCCATGGAAGCTCCGCAGATGTAGGAGATAACCTTACATCTGAAACATCTCCGCTCATTCTTATTGATCGCCTCACTCGACTTGATGTAAATAGATTATTCACAGCACACAGTACCAAACAATTTCATCTTGAGCTCACGGGGGGAAGGCTCGATTCACAGGTAAAAGACCTGAATGGCAAAAGTCAACATCAGCAGAAAGTATCTAAACAAAGCATCATTGGAATTGGAGCAGGAGCGAATTACACCATCTATGACGTTGGTAGTGATAAAACACACTTTCTGAGCGTTGGTGATCAATACAATAAAAAAGGAAAAGGTTTCGCATAA
- a CDS encoding serine hydrolase domain-containing protein: MTINKLAVKVLTVASSGFFLLIIAKSITAKPTFLTNLSNRRLQNSIESLRQEMDIPGASIAVIDNGKISWAKGFGIADKITQREVTTSTLFTANSITKVQTSLAVVKLLADKGIALDEPVNRYLKSWKIPKNQFTAKVPVTFRMLLNHTAALTSPYPDGCCGPKETLPTVKQFLNGKPPATNPPVTVTNVPGEKFAYCNGCYSVLQPAIEDVGDKPFKRLMNELVIQPAKMMNSTFDDEFFLEDSSTIAIPYDSDGSVHKKAPMRSTILSPGLLWTTATDLALFNLAFTRALKGEGTLINQRLAEALIIPSSTPTRSLGFFIVNKNAQEDSKGDYLSHSGSNIGYLSLSIISKDGKKGAVILINKGPNPFTTTEIPEYSFITDSLKLISKYNRWD, translated from the coding sequence ATGACCATTAATAAATTGGCAGTAAAAGTATTAACCGTGGCCAGCTCAGGTTTTTTCTTACTGATCATTGCTAAATCAATTACTGCCAAACCAACCTTTCTAACAAACCTGTCAAATCGCAGACTTCAAAATTCAATCGAATCACTACGACAAGAGATGGATATCCCTGGCGCCTCAATCGCAGTAATTGATAACGGGAAGATATCCTGGGCAAAGGGTTTCGGGATAGCCGACAAAATTACTCAACGTGAGGTAACAACGTCTACCTTATTTACCGCTAATTCAATCACCAAAGTACAAACATCTCTAGCCGTAGTAAAACTACTAGCTGATAAAGGAATCGCGTTAGATGAACCAGTAAACCGTTATCTTAAAAGCTGGAAAATCCCAAAGAATCAATTCACAGCAAAAGTGCCAGTTACTTTTAGGATGCTACTGAATCATACTGCAGCACTTACCTCACCTTATCCAGACGGTTGCTGTGGTCCTAAAGAAACTTTGCCGACGGTAAAGCAGTTTTTAAATGGTAAGCCGCCTGCAACGAATCCCCCAGTAACGGTAACCAACGTACCAGGAGAAAAGTTTGCATACTGCAATGGCTGTTACTCAGTGCTTCAGCCTGCTATTGAAGACGTCGGCGACAAACCTTTCAAAAGATTAATGAACGAGTTGGTGATACAACCTGCAAAAATGATGAATAGTACTTTTGACGACGAGTTCTTCCTAGAAGACTCCTCAACAATAGCCATTCCTTACGACAGCGATGGCAGTGTGCATAAAAAAGCCCCAATGCGCAGTACTATCCTCTCTCCAGGTCTACTCTGGACAACAGCGACCGATCTAGCTCTCTTCAATTTAGCCTTCACCCGAGCACTCAAAGGAGAAGGCACTCTAATTAATCAAAGACTAGCTGAAGCTTTAATTATTCCGAGTTCAACGCCGACACGCAGTCTAGGATTTTTTATTGTTAATAAAAATGCTCAGGAAGATTCAAAGGGTGACTACCTTTCTCACAGTGGATCGAATATTGGTTATCTCTCACTTTCTATCATCAGCAAAGACGGTAAGAAGGGTGCTGTAATTTTGATCAACAAAGGACCAAATCCTTTCACAACAACTGAAATACCTGAATATTCCTTCATCACAGACAGTTTGAAGTTGATCAGTAAATACAATCGTTGGGATTAG
- a CDS encoding DUF2811 domain-containing protein — MQSNSCMSGFGRVDKMHSSKDERIVSFQSRLPISLQKAMNGFIEKHPNWDQYRIIKAALAGFLVQNNVNSRSITRLYIDNMFGANSVISK, encoded by the coding sequence ATGCAAAGCAATTCTTGTATGTCTGGATTTGGTCGAGTAGATAAGATGCATTCATCTAAAGATGAACGCATTGTTAGTTTTCAGTCTCGTTTACCTATATCTCTTCAAAAGGCAATGAATGGTTTTATCGAAAAACATCCAAACTGGGATCAATATCGAATAATTAAAGCTGCTCTGGCTGGTTTCCTAGTGCAGAATAATGTCAATTCAAGATCAATAACACGATTGTATATAGATAATATGTTTGGCGCTAATTCTGTGATAAGTAAATAG
- a CDS encoding cupin domain-containing protein, with the protein MSISVTSPCSKSTIEDLGIKNWPIWTCDPSTFPWTYREKETCLILEGEITVTPNGGEPVKFGVGDLIVFPEGMSCTWEVHKAVKKHYRFGN; encoded by the coding sequence ATGAGCATTTCCGTTACATCTCCATGCTCTAAAAGCACAATTGAAGATCTAGGCATAAAAAACTGGCCAATATGGACTTGTGATCCAAGCACTTTCCCTTGGACATATCGCGAGAAAGAAACCTGTTTAATACTTGAAGGAGAAATCACAGTGACTCCTAATGGTGGGGAGCCAGTCAAATTTGGAGTCGGTGATTTAATTGTTTTTCCTGAGGGGATGTCTTGTACCTGGGAAGTGCATAAAGCAGTCAAAAAACACTATCGTTTTGGCAACTAA
- a CDS encoding metallophosphoesterase family protein gives MKHAVISCLHANLAAVKAVLNDIDQQGIDDITCLGDLVGYGPQPNEVVDLVRERAIASCQGCWDEDIIEGLNACECSYPSQLAEKRGHLAHEWTAEQLTNINKNFLASLPTSIRRDRILFVHGSPNSQHEYLLPDMNAFAALERVNKAGADTLFCGHTHQPYVRELKNGTIRVRLQNTSNNNAEEKEIKLPMRKIVNAGSVGEPRHGSTNATYVTHDDVTGEVEIKEVAYDIRQTCQAIIDAGLPPIFAWRLSHGFEFAEQAEDASHVCER, from the coding sequence ATGAAACACGCAGTTATCTCCTGCCTACATGCCAACCTCGCTGCAGTGAAAGCGGTATTAAATGATATTGATCAACAAGGAATTGACGATATCACTTGTCTTGGAGATCTTGTAGGCTATGGGCCACAACCGAATGAAGTAGTAGATCTAGTACGAGAGCGTGCTATTGCTAGCTGTCAAGGATGCTGGGATGAAGATATTATTGAGGGTCTTAATGCATGCGAATGCAGCTACCCATCTCAACTAGCGGAAAAACGGGGACATCTAGCTCATGAGTGGACAGCAGAACAATTAACAAATATCAATAAAAATTTTCTAGCAAGCTTGCCAACATCAATACGTAGAGATCGCATCCTGTTTGTTCATGGCAGTCCCAATAGCCAACATGAGTATCTTCTACCTGACATGAATGCATTTGCAGCACTTGAAAGAGTTAACAAAGCCGGAGCTGATACTTTGTTTTGCGGACACACTCATCAACCTTATGTACGTGAACTAAAAAATGGAACAATTCGAGTGCGGCTACAAAACACATCTAATAACAATGCAGAAGAAAAGGAAATAAAGTTACCGATGCGAAAAATCGTCAATGCAGGATCAGTCGGCGAGCCTCGTCATGGCAGCACTAATGCCACCTATGTAACCCATGATGATGTTACTGGTGAAGTTGAAATCAAAGAGGTAGCTTATGATATTAGGCAAACATGCCAAGCCATTATTGATGCTGGACTGCCACCAATATTTGCATGGCGACTAAGCCATGGCTTTGAATTTGCTGAGCAAGCCGAAGATGCTAGTCATGTTTGTGAACGATGA
- the arsJ gene encoding organoarsenical effux MFS transporter ArsJ has translation MRLSSLQQYGIVTTNYWAFTLTDGALRMLVIFHFHSLGYTTLEIAFLFLFYEFFGIVTNLYGGWIGARYGLRLTLWVGTLLQIVALLMLIPVSSSWSKLLSVIYVMVAQAISGIAKDLNKMSAKSAIKTVVPDSPEEDGGNNQLFKWVAILTGSKNALKGVGFFLGGLLLTSFGFNTAVALMAIGLGVSFLLTLILPGDIGKMKSKPIFKDLFSKSQGINVLSFARFFLFGARDVWFVVALPVFLETYLNWNFSEIGAFLGLWVIGYGFIQAFAPSLRNLWGNKRSPGVSSVQFWSAVLTAIPALIAIALWRQSNPEIAITVGLIIFGFIFAMNSSIHSYMVLAYTDKENVSLNVGFYYMANAAGRLIGTLLSGVLFMLGSETSVGMQVCLWCSSLFVFLSWLTSLSLPSINNSDFFEKDSA, from the coding sequence ATGAGATTATCGTCATTACAGCAATATGGAATCGTAACGACCAACTATTGGGCATTCACACTTACAGATGGTGCTCTAAGGATGCTAGTGATTTTTCACTTTCATAGCCTTGGATATACAACCTTAGAAATCGCATTCTTATTCCTTTTTTACGAGTTCTTTGGCATCGTCACTAATCTCTATGGTGGATGGATTGGAGCAAGATATGGATTACGTCTAACACTATGGGTCGGGACTCTTTTACAAATAGTGGCCTTATTGATGTTGATACCAGTTTCGAGTAGTTGGTCGAAACTTTTGAGTGTCATTTATGTCATGGTTGCTCAAGCGATTAGTGGTATAGCAAAAGATCTCAATAAGATGAGTGCCAAAAGTGCAATCAAAACTGTCGTTCCAGATTCCCCTGAAGAAGATGGTGGAAATAATCAATTGTTCAAATGGGTTGCTATCTTAACTGGTTCAAAAAATGCACTCAAAGGAGTTGGCTTTTTTCTTGGTGGACTTTTGCTGACCAGTTTTGGTTTTAATACAGCAGTTGCATTAATGGCAATCGGTTTAGGTGTTTCGTTTTTATTGACATTAATTTTGCCTGGAGACATTGGGAAGATGAAAAGCAAACCAATCTTCAAAGACTTATTTTCTAAATCTCAAGGGATCAATGTCCTCTCTTTTGCACGCTTTTTTCTCTTTGGGGCAAGAGACGTATGGTTCGTTGTGGCATTACCTGTTTTTCTTGAAACGTATCTAAATTGGAATTTTTCTGAGATTGGAGCGTTCCTAGGATTGTGGGTTATTGGTTATGGCTTTATCCAAGCGTTTGCGCCGTCTTTAAGAAATTTATGGGGAAATAAAAGAAGCCCAGGGGTTTCTTCTGTTCAATTTTGGAGCGCTGTCTTAACTGCAATACCAGCTCTAATAGCTATAGCACTATGGCGACAAAGCAATCCAGAAATAGCAATTACAGTTGGATTAATAATATTTGGATTCATTTTTGCAATGAACTCATCGATACATTCATATATGGTTCTTGCATATACGGATAAGGAAAACGTAAGTCTAAATGTGGGCTTCTATTACATGGCAAATGCGGCAGGGAGACTGATTGGTACGCTCTTATCTGGTGTCCTATTTATGCTTGGGTCAGAAACATCTGTAGGAATGCAAGTTTGTTTATGGTGTTCAAGCTTGTTTGTATTCTTATCATGGTTGACCAGTCTTTCGCTCCCTTCTATAAATAACTCTGACTTTTTTGAAAAGGATTCTGCATAA
- the folE gene encoding GTP cyclohydrolase I, protein MTSTAPDEDVKDDIKEKISCKLVSEIIRERIESAGARFHANDNISNYILPGELKTLEKEVSTRVRDLLKTLLIDVDNDHNTQETAERVSRMYINEVFKGRFYEQPKVTSFPNDKNLDEIYTVGPITVRSACSHHLVPILGDCWIGIKPGEKVIGLSKFARVADWVFSRPHIQEEAVMILADEIERLCEPKGLGIIVKAQHYCMKWRGVKEPDTSMINSVVRGDFRHDSSLKQEFFELVRQQSNANKNY, encoded by the coding sequence ATGACTTCTACAGCTCCAGATGAAGATGTTAAAGACGATATAAAAGAAAAGATTTCTTGCAAACTAGTCTCAGAAATAATTCGTGAACGCATCGAGTCTGCTGGTGCTAGATTTCATGCAAATGATAATATTTCTAATTACATATTGCCAGGAGAGTTAAAGACTCTTGAGAAAGAAGTTTCTACTCGAGTAAGAGATTTACTTAAAACTTTATTGATTGATGTTGATAATGATCATAATACTCAGGAAACAGCAGAAAGAGTCTCAAGAATGTACATAAATGAAGTTTTTAAAGGCAGGTTTTATGAACAACCAAAAGTTACAAGTTTCCCAAATGATAAGAATTTAGATGAAATATATACTGTTGGACCAATTACTGTTCGCTCAGCTTGCTCTCATCATTTAGTACCAATATTGGGTGATTGTTGGATTGGAATTAAGCCAGGAGAAAAAGTGATTGGGCTTTCAAAGTTTGCAAGGGTGGCTGATTGGGTCTTTTCTAGACCACATATTCAGGAGGAAGCTGTAATGATTCTTGCAGATGAAATTGAGCGTCTATGCGAACCCAAAGGTTTGGGAATCATTGTTAAGGCTCAACATTATTGTATGAAATGGAGAGGCGTTAAAGAGCCAGACACCAGCATGATTAACTCAGTTGTGAGAGGCGATTTTCGCCATGATTCAAGTTTGAAGCAGGAATTCTTCGAGCTTGTGAGGCAACAGTCGAATGCTAACAAGAATTATTAG
- a CDS encoding EVE domain-containing protein: MADKNISYWLMKSEPSAYGIKDLQNEKETLWDGIRNYQARNFMRSMQKGDLTFFYHSNCKPPGIVGLMEVIDTHLIDPTQFDSNSKYFDPKSDQKKPRWDCAKLKYIKTYNKILTLKEINEKFNSEELILIRKGNRLSIMPINRLIAQDLFKILDEG; encoded by the coding sequence ATGGCTGACAAAAATATTTCATATTGGCTAATGAAGAGTGAGCCTAGTGCTTATGGAATCAAAGACCTACAAAATGAAAAGGAAACTCTTTGGGATGGTATTCGCAATTATCAAGCAAGAAATTTTATGCGATCAATGCAAAAGGGAGATTTAACTTTCTTTTATCACTCAAACTGTAAGCCACCTGGAATAGTAGGACTTATGGAGGTAATTGATACTCATTTAATAGATCCCACCCAATTTGATAGTAATTCTAAATACTTTGATCCTAAATCAGATCAAAAAAAACCTAGATGGGATTGTGCAAAGCTTAAATATATCAAAACCTATAATAAAATCCTTACATTAAAAGAGATTAACGAAAAATTTAATTCAGAGGAGTTAATTTTAATAAGGAAAGGTAACAGGCTATCTATTATGCCTATAAATCGTTTGATAGCACAGGATTTATTTAAAATATTAGATGAGGGATAA